The sequence below is a genomic window from Spiroplasma gladiatoris.
AGTTTTAACTAAAACAAAAGCAAAAGAAGCTCAAGAATCTGGAGCAGAGTTTGTGGGGGCAGAAGAACTAATACAAAAAATTCAAAAAGATAATTGATTTGATTTTGATGTAATAGTTGCAACACCAGAAATGATGGCAGAACTTGGTAAAATTGGTAAAATCTTGGGACCAAAAGGACTTATGCCAAACCCTAAAACAGGAACTGTTACAGTTGATGTAAAAAAAGCAGTTGATGAAATTAAAAAAGGTAAAGTAGAATATAGAACTGACAAAGAAGGAAACATCCACTCAATACTTGGAAAAGTTTCATTCAAAGAAGAAGAATTATTAAAAAACTATCAAGCTTTAATTGATGTAATAAAAAAAGCAAAACCAGCTGCAGTTAAAGGAACATATATTAAAAATATATCTGTTACCACAACTATGGGTCCTGGTATTAAAGTACTAATTGAAAATTAATTTAAAACATTTACAAAGTTAGTTGAATATATAATTCAATTAATAAGTAAATGTTTTTTATACCTTAGAGGAGCAATGGTTCAATGGGTTTACTAGTCACTAAAAATAGTGTATAATACTAATAAATAACAAAAAGAGGTAATTGTGTTGAAAAAGTTATTATCCAGTTTTTTCATTTTGCTTTTAACAACTTTTTCTACAAGCTTTGTTATAGCTTGTCCAGTCCCTGCATTAAATTTAAACGATTTAGAATTTAAAGACCTTGGTGTTGTTAAAGGAGTAGGTAGTCTTCCAAATGAAGAATATTTAGTTGAAAAAATTAATGAAATGAATAATCTAAATATTAAGGCAAATGAAATTTATATTGATAAAACTCAATTAACAATTTCATATGCAAAAATTATTGCTAAATGAAATTCCTTAAAATTTATTGGAGAAGCAAGTTTAAATTTTACTTATGTAGAGAAAACAGTATTATCAAAAGTTATAAAGAAAAAAACTTTGGGGGAAGTAGAAAACGTCTCTGAAGATTCTATTTTAAAGGCTGTTAATAAAGTAAACTCAACAAATTTTACTATTGAAGATGTTTCTGTTATACCAAAAAAAAATAATACTGGTGCTACATTAATATCAAAAAAACAATCTAATTATGTTGGGGATGTTGACGTATCTTATTATATAAAACCAGAGAAAGAGAAATGAGACTTATCAACAATAAGAGCAGAAGATAAAATTTTAAGAACTGAAAAAAACACTTATGTGGAAGATGTAAATATTGTAGCTATAGAAAAAATTAAAGAAATTTGGGGTATAACAATTGAAAAAAATAAGGATTATACTTATGATCCTGATAAAAACTTTAAAGCGCCATCTAAAATTGCTGATGGAAAATTTGAAATAACTTCAACTTCAAATAGTGAACTTTTAAAAGCAAACCGTTCGGTAACTTTTATTATTCCATATAAATATAAACAAGAAGGAGAAAATACTTTATGAAAAAAATATTAGCGTTTTTAAGTTTTTCATTATCTACTTCTACTTTGTCAACTATAGTAGTTTCATGCTCGAATACCGCTTATGATTTAAACGAAATTATAGAATCTGATCTTGGAGAAATTCAAGGACCAACAGAGTTACCAACTTTATCAGATATTATAAAAGCAATAAATGCAAAAAATACAGAATTTCAACTAGAAGAAGACGATGTTTACATCAAAAAAAATAATCCACAAACTTTAACGAAAGCAACTTTATATTCTTCTTGAAAGTCAGTAAAGTTTATTGGTAGAGTAGTTGTTAATTATAATTATATAAATTCTAAAAAAGATTTATCTAAAATAGAAAATAATACTATTTTGAATTTAGATTTAAATATAAAAGAAGAAGTAGTTAAGCAAGTAACTAACAAAATTAAAGAACTTTTAGATGTTGATGTTTTTGAAGACACTGATATTGTTTTGGAAAATTTAGTACTACCAAAAGAAGAAAAAGATGGTTCAGTAGAAGTTAAATCTATTGAAACAAGTGAAAAGTTATTTGCCAATAAATCCATAACATTTGTTTTAAAATTAAAAGAAACAAAAACAAATATAAATACAGTAATTAAAATTTCAAAACTTGGAGAAATAAAAGACGAAGAAGAACAAACAATTTTAGATGCAATTAATAAGGTTAATGAAACAAGTTTTACTAATCAACTTATAATTAAAAAATTGGGAGATGGTAAATCTGCAAATGTAACTGCACAAGAAAGTTCTAAATTTGAAGGAAGTGTTAAAGTTACTTATTCATTACCAGTTATAGTTGATAAAAAAGATTTAAATGAAGTTACTGGAGAGAAACTAAAAATAACACCAAGCGATGATAATCAGCAAGAATCTTTTGAAGCAACTGCAATAAAAAGAATTAAAGAAGTTTTGAATATTGATGTTCAAAAAGGAGAAGACTTTAGTGTTGAAAAAAATGACTTTGTTAAACCCACACCTGATAAAGAGGGAAGTTTAAAAATCACTTCAACTTCTTCAAGTAAAAAGTTAATCGCTAATAAATCTATAACTTTTATAGTAAAATATTTTTCAGTTTAAAAAAGTTTATGTTTCACACAAACTTTTTTTATTTTATATAATTTAAATTTGGAAATCTTGAAAAAAATATTTTTTACACAAAATAATTTTTTATTATAATTAACTTAGGTTTAATTATCAAAGAAGTAGGAGATAAAAACGTGAAAAAATTACTTAGTTTATTAGGGGCTATGGGAATGATTACAACTACTTCAAGTACAGTTGTCGCATGTCCAGATAATGGCAATGAAGTAAAAGATTTAAATAACATGACAACAAAAAACTTAGGAGATATTAAAGGAACAGAAAGTTTATCATCAATTTTTGAAATTGTTCAAGCAATAAATGTGGTAAACAAAGATTATGGTTTACAAGATAGTGATGTTGAATTTGATGGAACACCAACAACTTTTAAAGCAACTTTAAAAGCAAAAACAGACTCAAAAAACTTTACAGGATCTGTTGAAGTAAGTTACAAACACATTCAAGAAAAATTAGATTTATCAACTATTAAAGTTGAAGAAAATGGTTTTAAAAGAGCTGCTCCAAATGAAAAAGGTAGTTTAAAAATTAGTTAATTAGATAACAGCTCACTACTTATTAAAGGAAAGTCAGCAACATTTGAATTAAACTTTTTTGAAGATAGAAAAGACTTAAATTCAATAGCAGAAAGCGATAGAGTTATAAAAGTTAATTCAGTGGATTAAAGTGTAGCTGAAGAAGCAGCAATTGAATTAATCAAAGAAAAACTAAAACTTAGTCTTTTAGAAGCTAATGACATTTTATTTTCAGAATTTGCATTCAAACATGATAAGGGTAGCAATAAAATTACAGGAAAACTAAATATAAAATCTAAGGAAAGTAACTTAAAAATAAAAGGCAATATTTATTTAGATATAGAGGATAGTAGGTTAGACCTCGGGAATGGTGAAATTTTTAAAAGAGATATAGGAGATGTTAAAGGTGTAGGGAAAAATGCAACATTAGATGAAGCAATAACATGATTTAATGCAATAAATCCAAATTATTAAATCTCTAAAAAT
It includes:
- the rplA gene encoding 50S ribosomal protein L1; translation: MPKLSKKLKVANAKVDKTKLYPINDAIKLAKETSITKFDSTVEIAFNLNVDPRHADQQIRGAIVLPGGTGKSQKVLVLTKTKAKEAQESGAEFVGAEELIQKIQKDNWFDFDVIVATPEMMAELGKIGKILGPKGLMPNPKTGTVTVDVKKAVDEIKKGKVEYRTDKEGNIHSILGKVSFKEEELLKNYQALIDVIKKAKPAAVKGTYIKNISVTTTMGPGIKVLIEN
- a CDS encoding lipoprotein, translating into MKKLLSLLGAMGMITTTSSTVVACPDNGNEVKDLNNMTTKNLGDIKGTESLSSIFEIVQAINVVNKDYGLQDSDVEFDGTPTTFKATLKAKTDSKNFTGSVEVSYKHIQEKLDLSTIKVEENGFKRAAPNEKGSLKIS